In Oncorhynchus mykiss isolate Arlee chromosome 19, USDA_OmykA_1.1, whole genome shotgun sequence, the sequence AGGATTTGGTGGAAGAATACCAACGATGAAGGGATTGCTTCAAATCGTTTTGTTTTTCCTCTCTGTAGCTCACATCAGAAGTTGGAATGAAGGCCAGTGTTTATTTCCGCATAATAGCTTTTCACTTTCTAGAATCTAGTTCTCTTTCTTGCAAAACGTTTAGGCTACAAAATTATATCTAAAATATCTATGGTTCTTGCTCGTTGTACCAATTTCAGAAATGGCTAGCTAAGCAGGTGGATATTAGTTTTCATGATAAAGAATAGCTGCGGGTCTTTTGCTTTTGTGCCGTAAAGATCAAAGATCCAGAATGCATACAAGGGAGGCTCAGGCAACATTTATATTATGAACATATTCTACACCTAACTAAATTGTTGAAGATTGCCAATTTGCCATACGTTTTTCATCAGCCTATTTGCTTAGCCTTATAATGCCTGGAATGGAGAATAATGATTCCTCTCTATACAGCTCCAGGTAGTGTTTTGCTCCGAGACGTGCAGGTACTCACCCTGTACAAGGGCAAGTACACCACTGCCAGACGCAGTAGTGCTGTACCTCAGCTGCAGTGTGTTGGAGGCTCAGCCGGCTGTGGATCCTTCATTCCTGAAGTGGTTCAATGCAAAAACAAAGGCTGGGACGGAGTCGACGCGCAGGTAAGACTGAACACTTGCAGATAGAGGAAAAGGGTGTAACACATTAGGCCTGCTCCCAGATCTAGCCCAATTACTGTTGGCAAGATGGCACAGATCCTTGTTTCACTTTCAGTGGGAGTGCAAAACAGACATGGACAACGCCTACAAATTTGGTCGGATAGAGGTCAGCTGTGAGGGATTCAGCCATCCAGATGATGCCTACATACTGAAGGGCTCGTGTGGACTGGAGTACTCACTGGAGCTGACTGAGGAAGGCAAGAGGAGGCACAAGGGGGGCTCACATGGCTCAACAGGTGGGTGgttagtacacagcgttgtgaaATGTTTCACAACGTTATGGGACGGAAAACGATAATGATTGTCTTATTGGATAAGCTCCCTCCCTGTTTCTGTACGTTTTCTTCCGTTTGATACCATTGAACAAAACCATGATTTCTCAGGTGGCTTCAGTGACTTCGCTTCCAGCTTCTTCAAGGGTTCTTCAGACAACAACAACCAGCATCaccatagcaacaacagacaacagagttCAACAGGGGAAGGAAATTCCAGTGGGTTAGTGGTAGTCGCTCTGCTCTTGTTTCTGGCCTATGGTGTGTACAAGCTTTTCCTGAGTGGACCGACAAATCTAGGACAAGACGGGCAGTTCCCTGATAACGGCTCCAATACCCACAATCCCCATGGGCCACCACCTCCTGGATTCAAGCCAGACTTCACAGGTAGGCTAAAGTTTAAACACCTACGCTGTCTGCTTACACACCCTTGCTTTTATTTATGGTTCAGGTatgtagcctggtcctagatcagtttgtgctgtatTGCCAATTGgcatgaccataggagttggcaagatggcacaaactgatctgggaccaggctgtcaCCGATCATAAATGGTATCTTTCTCTATCCTAGGTTCCTCTTCAGGTTACCCAGGTGCTTCCGGGTTCCCCGGTGCTTCTGGGTTCCCCGGTTCTGCCGGAGGATATGCTGGTTCTGCTGGCTACGGTGCCAACCCTGGGTACGGGTTCCGCAGTGACTACAGTGGACAGCAGCACTTTGCAGGGGCCCGTGCTGCTAGAGGAACTGGGAATAGTTTCTGGACTGGGATGGGGACTGGAGGAGTCCTCGGTTATCTGTTTGGGAGCCAAAGGTCAGTGGTGTAATCCAGTATTTCTGAACTCCAGTCCTCCCAACAGCAAACATTTATGTTGTAGCCCTGGACAGAcgcaactcattgagggcttgatgattagttgacaagttgaatcaggtgtgcttgtctggggctacaaaaaatgtgtgctgtttggGGCACtcgactggagttgggaaacactggtgtgtGCATATCTTTTGGTTTGGCATGATACGGTGTCGTTGACCCATCTTGGGGAAGGATTGGTTATACAGGGATGGGCAGGTAGTGTCGGCTTAGAGAAAGGGTaggacatttcattttttttaactaggtaagtcagttaagaacaaattcttatttacattgtcggccaaacccggacgacgctgggccaattgtgcgccgccctatgggtctcccaattACAGCcggctgtgatgcagcctggattcgaaccagggactgcagtgacgccccttgcactgagatgcactgccttagaccgctgtgccactcgggagcccaacatGACAATCActagacatttaaaaaatatatatttttactcagATTTTCAGCTAAAGTTGTTGGTCGTGTTTTTTTTCATGTCCTTGTTTATTGTAGAAGCCAGACGCCGTACACAAACACCCACTCCAACTACTCTGCACCCAGATCACCACCGACCCCAGCCCCTAGCACCGGAACACGCGCGGCTTCAGGTACTGCTGCCCAACTACTATAACTAATGTAGCCAGAGCATCTATGTACGTACTTACTGATGTGTGGTTTTATAAACTGAACCAATTTAGTCAAGTCATCTTGACAAATTGTGAATTACTCTAAAATCATAGATGTCTAAAATATAAACGTTTGTGTGGATACAGTATATCATATGTTTGTATGACTCCTTCATTAAGTTATTCTCAGTTCCACACAGTTACTCTGTCCCACGTCCTGCCTCTACGGGAGTTTTTCTTAGGGTGGCTTTCTGATTCCTTTTTTTTTGTCAGGCTTTGGAGGGACCAAGAGAAGATAGATGTGGAAGATGGGCAGGAGGCCATTGGCAGCTTTCCATGATGCCAGAAGAAAGCCAAGTGATGTCATCGGGGATCTGGGACAAGCATAGGTGGTCTGTACTTAATTTGGTAGGGTTGCTGTGGAATTGTCAATATTACAATGATTGATATTTAAAAGATGAATGACTCAAGAACTCTTAAATGTTCCGTGTCTGCGGGATAGGAATGTGTAATCGACTAATAGTTGATCCATCTTACCTGTATGGCCACCCGTGTCCTGAAACTGCAAATGTTTCAATGGTTTTTTAACTTGTTTTGAATTTAACACATATTTCCTTGATGCTTAGTTGATAAGGTCATTTCTAAAATTCCTTCAGAAGGAAGGATGTATAAATGTTTTTCTGGTTTGTTTATCAGACTGCTGTGAATGTGTTCTTCAATGGCAGTGTTGATACGAGTACAGTCACCTGTTACTGTTTTAAAATTGTAGGACAACCTCTGTGGAGTTTCTCAGCTGGTCGTATGTATAATGCTTTTCTTTCttgtattaaaaacaaacaaaacatgtttACTGTAGAACTTATTTTGATAATGTATTGATATTGAGGATTGTGTTTGATCATGTTCTCTTATTCATGACGATTTTAGAAGTTTCGGACATTAATATCCCTCTGCACAATTTAGATGAAAGCTAAATGTGAGTTGTGGTAAAGATCAGAAGTGTGGCCTTTTTGTCTAGTTGACCTGTCCAGAGTTTGGCTGTGTTTGGCATTCTGATTTGATTCTAACCCGTGTCTGAGGGAGAGCCGTCTGGCCCATACGACTAGGCTAGAAAGGCCATGTATCCAACCTCGACCTGAAGCTGCTTGACAACTATGGGCTCGAGTTAATCAATTCGGGGATAACCTGCATAGCAGATCGTATTACTTATTTACGCGGTATGTCGGAGGTGTAACtgcgttggagctgtcaaatgGGTAAGCCGCTGCTCGTGTAttcattgtcacgaagccacatCCGTCCCACTCACTTTAAAAGTTCAGAACGAGAAAGAAAGTGTAGACTATAGAAATAATGACGCATAGAACTCTGCATTATTTTGCTCAATGTGTCAGCCTGAAATGTAGATGACATCAACATTCGTGTTCGCACGTGCGCCcccacatacacacgcacaaggTGGGAAATGAGCTGTAAAAATAGGAGTCAGGAACCCCGCGAAACTGCCATGCAGCCAATAGCAATGTGATATGTATAATGCCGTGAGCAGCTTGTGGATTTGACGTCTAACACAGTTCCGACACCTGCAAAACAACCGCTACGCGGGTGTCGGCTAGCGCATCTGGTAGAATCTAGCTCTTGCATAGGCTAGCGACGACGCCTCTCCCCACAGAGCACTCTGTTCTGGGTAGTCTTCTCCAGCTAGTTCCACCCATGTCGGTTGTCTTAGGGCCTGTTGTCTCTTCAAGCTCCCACACCTAGGTTGTATTCAAGTCTTGCGAAACTGTTTAAGAATCAAATGTAACAAAAACGGAAAGGGAACGAACTGAATTTGTTAAACGTTTGAGTAAATGGTTTCTATtgcaaaaacaaaacgttttgtaatgaatacaccccaggtgttCTTGGACTATAGCCCTGACCAGTAGAGGTCACTAACAGACTGCTATTTCCAGCTCCCATGTTGCCACTTATTGGCTTCTTAGGATacttctccccaattttgtgatatccagttggtagttagtcttgtcccttCGCTGCAACTCCTTTATGGACTCgggagagccgtgcatcctccgaaacacaacccagccaagctgcaccaatgtgtcagaggaaacatcgTACACCTGGCAACATGTCAGCGTGAATTGCGtctggcctgccacaggagtctctAGTGCACAATGGGAcaggaacatccctgccggccaaaccctcccctaacccggaagacgctgggccaattgtgcgccgccccatgagtctcccggtcgcggtcagctgcgacagagcctggacccaaaccaggatctctagtggcacagctagcactgcaatgcagtgccttagaccactcagGAGGCTTTCTGAGTATAAGCACAGGGTTGTATGTTCTACCCCAGGCAGAGCCTGTGAGTGTGGTTGCATTGACGCTCGCTGATGGCTGGTGGACCGTGATCACTAATGGGGGTTAAGTCCTGAGGTTCCCCCTCCTGTAAAAAGCAGTGTTTTATAAAGGGAAACCTCTCTCTAAAAAGTATTATTTTAAAGTGCTTTTAAAATCTTAGGGACTACTTTTTCCCCAAAGGTTTCCCTCCATAACCACTGCTGGTTACTGTTCTGGAATCACGGGGTTTAACATATACGAAATAGATGGACATCAACAAATTAATGCATACCATACAACATATGGTAAATGGAGTGTCTTGggtttacgtacagaataatacgaaatgctctgagaccaggttggtgtATTTGACATCGTAAAGTACAGTCAAAAGCACTAACTGTACACTATATTAGGAACCCACAACCTCCGAGTACTAAGACAGTTGAGTTAAGCACTGAGCCACCTGCACATTTACCCAACATCACATTGTTTCTTAACACTCAGGGAAGGCTAAGCAGTTGAGCTTTGACTCATCTgggcccagtttttcaaaagCTATGTGATCGTATTTTTCAGCAATCgggtcattctatttctatgcatttaatccGATCCGATTGCTGAAATCCGATCAGATAGCTTCTGAAAAAATGGGCCCAGATTTACAGAACACAGATCTTATCTGACCCTCAAATCTATCTGACATTTAAATGTTCTCTTTAAATATTTAGAATTGTGAAAAATATTAAATGGGGTTTGAACCACCAACCTCAGAATAATGAGGCAAGTTCATTTTACCGCTACAACGCGGATCTTCTGCGGTCCAGAATGAATCCCGTCTTTATCCATCCACAGTAATCCAACTAAATGTTCTAGTTATTGCAAAAAAAAAGTGATCACATTATGGAAAAATATGCATTTTTCATTACAATTTCAAAAGTAATTTCAGACATGCAAATCCTTTGGCATTACATGATTTTACAAATGGTCTATAGAAAAGGGAAGTTAATATGCATAACAGTTCATATTTTATAGTATAACAGCAATCACCAGCTTCTGAGCACAACATATTGTAAGAGAGAAATATTGATGTATGTCTGCGTTGTGTATGGCATGTGCTGAGACATGATTTcaggtaggcctccttgcttcaAGGCCTGTGTCAAGTACAGTGGTCCACAAAAAAATCCCCTGTGGGCCACCGGGAATAAGGTTTAAAGGACACAAGGCTACATCTTCTCATAGGTCAGTTCGTGTCCACAGGCGTTACAGACCTTCCTGTAGagatcctcctcttcatccactAGTTCCTCAGGGCTGTACTCGTGCTGGTGAGCACTGGTTCCCTTGGTCCACATGCTTCTCCTCACCGCACAACGCAGCTCTGGCCACCACAGCGACAATCGATAATACAATAAATTGTAAATACAGAAATAAGGAAAGCAGTcgcacattttgaggttacttgTTGCAGGTCTGTGGGAATTATTTGgtaaatttgtattttttaacGTAGTTTGTTTCAGTATTATTGACTTAAAATACATAAACGGAATAATCTCAAGTGATACTGGCAAGCTCAGTGTGCAGGTTTTTCTTTTAAGTCaataataaagaaataaaacagaggtTTTTTTTAAAGAGAAAAAGGGGACTTCGTGTCCGAGGGAGGATCCGAACACAGTCGTTCCGTTGCCTGTAAAGCCTATTGTCTGTCTCAATCCCACGATTtaattcatgtttaataaataaAGCAATTACTGTGTTACTGACCTTTGACTTTTTTGTTGAAGCGCTTCTGCTTCTGCacctccctgttctcctctcttgcTTCCTTGGCCTCCTCCAGGGCCTCCTCGGAGCCCCACACCTCTAAGGAGCGCTTCTCCACCTGGGAACAGAGCACAACATCATGTCTACTGATCTAACCTAAATgcacctgggtcatgttcattggGGCATGCAACGGAAAAAGTTTAGAAACGGAAAACGATAATAAAAATGTCTTATAGACAAGTTTAGGTATCCCTTCCCTATCTCTGTATGCTTTCTTCTGTTTGTTGCCTAATTACCATGACCCACTAACACATTATGGGGTGGCTGTAAACAATAGTAGGGGAACACTACAGTGGCAAGTGAAGGCAAGGGCTGTGTCTGAAAACATCACTAGCCACCAAAGACTtgcttcctcatcttcctctatAAGCACGTTGGAGGAGGCATCAGACACAGCCAAGATGAGGAAAAGCAGCGAGTTAAAAGCATTAATAATGGCTGTGAGCTCATCCTACCTGCAGCCTGAGGTAGAGTTTGATGTCTCCCCAGTGAGGGTTGTGTGGGTTCTTCCTCAGGACAAACCTCAGCACTGGCTCCCTCTGGTCCAGGTCACAGTCCTTCAGTAGGTAGAGCTGCTTAGCCTCCGTACGGGATACCAGCTTGTGTTTAACCTCGTAGTCTCTGGTGGGGAACATTCATAGTGGAAAGAGATCATATGGAATACTAGCTCATTTGCTGCCTCTATTCTtataacctggtcccagatcagtttgtgctgtcttgccaactcctatggtaaTAGTGGTGTGCGTGACAATGACCGGttagcaagacagcacaaacaaatCTGGACCAGGCTATTATTCTTATATCCTTCAAGCTGAAATACAAGGCTAATATAAGTAACACAATATCTGTATAGTTGCGTGTTCTGATGTCATTGACACAAGAAGGAAGAGCACTGGTTTTACCTGCAGTTGTCACAGACTGCCAGATCGAAGCCGTTGCTGAGGTAGGAATCCATAAACGTCTTGTCACAGTCATCACACACCAGGTAGTCTGCCTTTATCACAGGGGCTAgtcagagacagtcagagagagcagtaaAAGCTCAACACTGTCTACATCACATACAGCAGgctagcagacgctcttatttatatatataaacacagttggagtcggaagtttacatgcaccttagccaaatacatataaactcagtttttcacaattcctgacatttaatcctagtaaaaatgtccctgtcttaggtcagttagaatcaccactttatttaaagaatgtgacatgtcagaataatagtagagaattgtttatttcagcttttatttatttcatcacattcccagtgcgtcagaagtttacatactctcaattagtatttggtagcattgcctttaaatggtttaacttgggtcaaagttttgggtagccttccacaagcttcccacaataagttgggtgaattgtggctcatttctcctgacagagctggtgtaactgcgtcaggttgtaggtctccttgctcacacatgctttttcagttctgcccacaaattttctatgggattgaggtcaaggctttgtgatggccactccaataccttgactttgttgtccttaagccattttgccacaagaagtatgcttgtggtcattgtccatttggaagacccatttgcgaccaaactttaacttcctgactgatgtcttgagatgttgcttcaataaacataatttcccttcctcctgatgccgtctattttgtgaggtgcaccagtccctcctgcagcaaagcacccccacaacgtgaTTCTGCCACCCCCGCGCTTaagggttgggatggtgttcttcggcttgcaagccttcccctttttccttcaaacataacgatggtcattatggccaaacagtttcatcagaccagaggacatttctccaaaaagtacaatctttgtccccatgagcagtagctaaccgtagtctggcatttttatggcggttctgga encodes:
- the LOC110497398 gene encoding DNA repair protein complementing XP-A cells homolog; protein product: MDLLELPTPMNDHAASPPSEPKAKSCDLSPAMRAKIERNRQRAVMLRQARLANRPSAGEGGGTSAKVAKTVDSGGGFFIEEEEEKQRKVVHQPAPVIKADYLVCDDCDKTFMDSYLSNGFDLAVCDNCRDYEVKHKLVSRTEAKQLYLLKDCDLDQREPVLRFVLRKNPHNPHWGDIKLYLRLQVEKRSLEVWGSEEALEEAKEAREENREVQKQKRFNKKVKELRCAVRRSMWTKGTSAHQHEYSPEELVDEEEDLYRKVCNACGHELTYEKM
- the saraf gene encoding store-operated calcium entry-associated regulatory factor, yielding MKGLLQIVLFFLSVAHIRSWNEAPGSVLLRDVQVLTLYKGKYTTARRSSAVPQLQCVGGSAGCGSFIPEVVQCKNKGWDGVDAQWECKTDMDNAYKFGRIEVSCEGFSHPDDAYILKGSCGLEYSLELTEEGKRRHKGGSHGSTGGFSDFASSFFKGSSDNNNQHHHSNNRQQSSTGEGNSSGLVVVALLLFLAYGVYKLFLSGPTNLGQDGQFPDNGSNTHNPHGPPPPGFKPDFTGSSSGYPGASGFPGASGFPGSAGGYAGSAGYGANPGYGFRSDYSGQQHFAGARAARGTGNSFWTGMGTGGVLGYLFGSQRSQTPYTNTHSNYSAPRSPPTPAPSTGTRAASGFGGTKRR